Proteins co-encoded in one Planctomycetota bacterium genomic window:
- a CDS encoding UDP-2,3-diacylglucosamine diphosphatase, producing the protein MARTLFVSDVHLRPGDPGANASFLRFLAQECEALYIVGDLFDYWIGPKHLEFPDYRPELEALRRAAGRTRVCLVPGNRDFLVDARFERATGIEVLGEEVRLDLGGRRVALAHGDALYNTNPKYSAYRALMRSRPVGDLWRAVPGIVARRLARGYRRVSPLTTPAKAWGPEGLLERARPVFRGGADVLICGHIHQPRHLTAEVDGRRRELFVLGDWCGGTQDYVEHDGGEFRMRRWER; encoded by the coding sequence ATGGCGCGCACGCTCTTCGTGAGCGATGTTCACCTGCGTCCGGGAGACCCCGGCGCCAACGCTTCCTTTCTCCGGTTCCTGGCGCAGGAATGCGAGGCGCTGTACATCGTCGGGGACCTCTTCGACTATTGGATCGGGCCCAAGCATCTCGAATTTCCGGACTACCGCCCCGAGCTCGAGGCGCTGCGCCGCGCGGCGGGCCGGACGCGGGTGTGCCTCGTGCCGGGCAATCGGGATTTTCTGGTGGACGCGCGTTTCGAGCGGGCGACCGGGATCGAGGTCCTCGGGGAGGAGGTCCGCCTGGACCTGGGAGGCCGGCGCGTGGCTCTGGCGCATGGAGATGCGCTCTACAACACCAATCCCAAGTATTCCGCGTACCGCGCGCTCATGCGCTCGCGCCCGGTGGGGGACCTCTGGCGGGCGGTGCCGGGGATCGTGGCCCGAAGGCTGGCGCGCGGGTACCGGCGCGTTTCGCCCCTGACGACGCCGGCCAAGGCCTGGGGCCCCGAAGGCCTGCTCGAGCGCGCCCGGCCCGTCTTCCGCGGCGGCGCGGATGTGCTCATCTGCGGGCACATCCATCAGCCGCGCCATCTGACCGCGGAGGTGGACGGCCGGCGGCGCGAGCTTTTTGTCCTGGGCGACTGGTGCGGGGGCACGCAGGACTACGTGGAGCACGACGGCGGCGAATTCCGGATGCGCCGCTGGGAGCGCTGA
- the mraZ gene encoding division/cell wall cluster transcriptional repressor MraZ — translation MFAGEFRHAIDEKNRLVIPAKFRAFLNDPEDRKGFFVMASPVPGEHCLRLYTMSGWKKVVDNLRKQADRAKDPAKFLRFFASRGEFSTLDGQSRLVIPQKLLDYAGLQRDVILVGNYDWIEVWNVEEYQAATESLDEEIADRSRALWPGPGGPA, via the coding sequence ATGTTCGCCGGCGAATTCCGACACGCGATCGACGAGAAGAATCGCCTCGTCATTCCGGCGAAATTCAGGGCCTTTCTGAACGATCCCGAGGATCGCAAGGGGTTTTTCGTGATGGCCAGCCCGGTGCCGGGGGAGCACTGCCTGCGGCTCTACACGATGAGCGGGTGGAAGAAGGTGGTCGACAATCTCCGCAAGCAGGCCGACCGGGCCAAGGATCCGGCCAAGTTTCTGAGGTTCTTCGCCTCGCGGGGGGAGTTTTCCACGCTGGACGGGCAGAGCCGGCTGGTGATTCCGCAGAAGCTGCTCGACTACGCGGGGCTTCAGAGGGACGTGATCCTGGTGGGCAACTACGACTGGATCGAAGTCTGGAACGTCGAGGAATATCAGGCGGCGACGGAAAGTCTGGACGAGGAGATCGCCGACCGCAGCCGGGCGCTGTGGCCGGGTCCGGGCGGTCCGGCCTGA